Genomic DNA from Paenibacillus borealis:
ATTTCTGCTGACCTTCGTGCTGATCCGGCGCAACTACAAGCAGCTTAAGATGATCAGGATGATGATCAAGGCTGCGGATGACAGCCATTTGCTGCTGAGACCGCCCGCCAAGGTCAAGGACGAGTACTCACTGATTGTCCAGAATATGATGACGCATTTCATCGAACACCGCTATATCCGCACCCAGCTGCTGGAGAAAAAGTACCGTCTGCAGGTAATGGAGCTGCTTGCGCTGCAGTCCCAGATTAATCCCCATTTCCTGTACAACACGCTGCATTCCGTCTATTGGGAGTCAGTTGCGCTGACCGGTAAGCCTAATAAGGCGAGCGAAATGATCGAAGATCTCTCGGATATTCTCTCCTACTCCTTCAGCAATCCTACAGGAACGGTGACCTGGGAGAACGAGCTTGGCAACACCGTCAGCTACGTCAATATTCAGAAGAAGCGTTACCGTGACAAATTCGAGTGTATCTATGAATACGACGAAGAGCTTGCCCGTCTGTATACCTTCAAGCTTGTACTGCAGCCTCTGCTTGAGAACAGTATTTATCACGGAATTAAGGAAAAAGCGGGTCCGGGTCTCATTAAGGTAAAGTTCGTGCGCAGAGGAGAGCAGCTGTCGCTCAGTGTGATCGACAACGGTATAGGCATGACCGCAGAGCGGCTGCGTGAGGTCCGGCACCGGCTGGATGCGGATGAGGAGCGGACGGAGCATCTCGGACTCTACAATACGAACAAAAGATTGAAGCTGACGTACGGCTCGGCCTATAGCTTGAGTATCCGCAGCAAACCCGGATGGGGGACCAAGGTAGAGCTTGTGGTGCCCTGTGTCTGGAATGAGGCTGAACTGTCGGGCCGGGAGCGGAGTGATGCCTCATAAGAAAAAGGCGTGCACTCCGGTTTGGGCCGGGAGGCACGCCTTCTTCTATAGGTCCAGCGGGGAGGGAAGACGGCTGGACGGCTACGCCTTCCAGATATCGTCAACCTTCACCGGCTGGCCGGTCTTGATCGAGCGGTTGGCGGCTATGCCGGTCATAATCGACATTGCGCCGTCCTTGTGCGAGGCTGCGCGGTTAAAGCGGTCTTCCTGCTTCTTGTCAAAAATATCGCGCAGCAGCACCGGATCACCGCCGCCATGACCGCCTGCACTGCTCTCAAACTCCACGCGGTAAGGCTCTTTGAAGTGCGGATAGATCATGATATTCACGCCTTCCAGGGCGCCTTCGTTTTCTTTTTTGCCGCCGGAATTGACGTAGGACTGCTCGGTAATGCGGACCTCCATCCGTCCCTGCGTGCCGTTGAAGACGATGATGAAGCCTTCCCAAGGCATATAGGCGTTGAGCGAATAGTTCATGACGGTCTTGTTCTTATATTTGACCATAACATTCATCGTATCCTCGATGCTGATATTGTCTCCGAATACGCTCTGGTCGCGCTGGTAGCCGTCCTCATGCTCAGCATCCAGGTACATGCTCTTCAGATGCTCGTTACGGTCCAGATGCAGCGCGAACGGGTCGTTCTCGGCAGCCTTGCTGCCGTAGGCACGCTGGTAGAACTCGGTGATGCCGCGTTTCTCGGCATTCTCCTTGCCGTAGAAGCGCAGATCGCCCATAGCGAAGACCGTATCCGGCTGTGAAGCCAGCCAGAAATTCATCAGGTCGAAGTGATGTGTCGATTTGTGCACCAAGAGGCCGCCGCTGTTCCGCTTATCGCGGTGCCATCTGCGGAAATAGTCCGCTCCATGCTGGGTGTTCAGCAGCCATTCAAAGTTGACGGACAGAATCTCGCCCAGCACGCCGTCCATAATGACTTCGCGGATCTTCGTGTTATGCGGAGCGTAGCGGTAGTTGAAGGTGACACGCAGATTCTTGCCGGTGCGCTCAATGGCATCGAAGATCTCCTGGCATTTCTCTTCGTCAATGGTCATCGGCTTCTCGGAAATGACATCACAGCCGAGCTCCATCGCGCGGATAATGTACTTGTGATGCGTGCGGTCGATCGTGGTTACCAGTACATAGTCAGGCTGGGTTTCGGCAATCATCCGGTCGAAATCTTCGGCTTTGTAGGTAGGAACCTCATGGTAGCCGTATTTATCAGTCAGCATATGGTTAGCGAAATTCATCCGCGTCTGATTGACATCACAGATGGCCACCAGCTCGGATGTTTCGTTGTAAACGGTAACAAGAGCGCCGTAGAAAAATTCGGCCCGGCCACCGGTGCCGACGATTACATATTTCTTTTTGGACAAGGGGATCACTCCATTTACTTGGATTTGATTCTATTTTATAGTATAGGAAATGCAGAAAGTGAACGGTATTTAGTCTATTTAGCCGGAAAGTATGCATATCTTATCCTGGCGGGAGGCCTGGTGCAGAGTGGAGCCCATCTTTCAGATTGAGCAGCTCAAGCGGAGCGGATATTTCAATATGGACATCGATCATTTCCATGATTTCTACGAGATTTACTATCTGCTGTCCGGGGAGCGGCATTACTATATCCGCAACCGCATTTACGCGCTGGAGGCCGGAGATCTTGTATTTATTAACAAAAATCATCTGCACCGCACCACAGGCGGAAACCACCAGCCGCATGAGCGGGTCCTGGTCAGCTTCAGCGATTCCTATCTGGAGCCGGTGGCCCCGGAACAGAACTGGATGAATATCTTCGGCGGGGAGAGCTTCCTGCTGCGGCCTACGGCGCATGAACAGGGAGTGATTGCTGATCTGCTTCAGGCCATGCTCGGAGAGCAGAAGGAGGATAAGCTGTGGAGCGGTGAATATACAAGGACGCTGCTGCTGCAGCTGCTGATCCAGCTGGAGCGGATACGCAAGGCGAAGCCCGCCCTGGTCTCTCCCGAACAAAGCGAGGGGCAGCGCCGGGTGTATGGCATCATTGAATATCTGGATGCGCACTACGGCGAGAAGCTTACCCTTGGAGGGGTTGCCGAGCACTTCTTCATCAGCGCCACCTACCTGTGCCGGACGTTCAAGCAGACGACAGGGTTCACGGTTATCGAGTACCTGAATTATGTCCGCATCCGCGAGACGAAGGCGCTGCTGACGGAAACGGACTGGCCTATCACCCGTGTCGCAGAAGCGACGGGCTTCGACAGCATCGCTCATTTCGGGCGGATGTTCAAGGGGATTACGGGGCGCTCTCCGCTGCAGTACCGCAAGCAGCACCGGGCGTAACCAGGAGCTTCGAATATGATAGAGTGTAACCGTTCTAATAGTCGGCAGCAGATTTGTGGAGCAGTATAGAGCGTGTACTAAGATAACGAAGTGTAATCCAGAGGGGAAAGGATCTGAAGGCATGGAGAAGAATCAAGAATGTATGTATTGTATGGAGGATGAACGGCGGGACAACCTGATGATTGAAATCTGCGAGCTGGGGGTTTCGACAGTCTTTCTGTTCAAAGAGCAGACGTATAAGGGAAGATGCAATGTGGTTTACCGTGATCATGTAAAAGAGCTCTTCCACCTTACCGCAGACGAATTGTCCGCATTCATGAATGATGTGGCGCAGGTGGCGGAAGCGGTAGACAAAGCTTTTGGGCCGGATAAAATCAACTATGGCGCTTACGGCGACAAGCTGCATCATCTACATATGCACATCGTTCCGAAGTACGACGGGCAGGCCGATTTTGGCTCCACCTTCCAGATGAATCCGGGCCAAGCCTATTTAGCCGACGAAGAATACCAGGAGCTGATCGGGAAGATTAAGGCGCATTTGCAATAATAGCATTCTCTGATATTCTTAACGAACCGGTTCCAGGACAGAAAAGATGTTCCATATCCTTGAATAGATAAGGATAAGGAACATCTTTTTTGTTATGCCAGCTGTTTGCCGTCATACATATAGGTCTTCTCCTTGCCCTCTACTACGGTCCGCAGATGGACAGTCCGGCCCCAGAGCTGATGGACCATCGGCAGGGTGCGCTCAATATATTTGCGGTCCAGTTCAAGCCCCTCGTAACGGTTATAGAGCAGCAGCTCGCCGCGTCCATGCAGATCGTCGTCCTTGACGGTAAGATAGGGAAAGCCGCCGTTGGTGCGTGAACGGATCAGGTTGTCCTTGATCTCCTCCAGACTTTTATCGGTAACCTTGTACTGCTGGCCGTCCTTCTTATACACGAACAGATCCATTTCCTCGGCCAGCTCACGGGTCAGGTAATTGCGGATGAACGACACGTCCGATTCGGTCTCACGGATCTCAAACAGGGCTTCTAAGCCCTCCTTCTTCTCGATATGCCGGAGCATCATCAGCCCGAGATAATAAGGATTGATTCGTCCGGGAGAGGGCTGGATAACACCGGAGTTCATTGCAGAGAATTCGATGATCTCTGAATCGCTGAGCTCCAGCTCCCGCACCAGCTTGAGATGCCAGTAGCTGGCCCAGCCCTCGTTCATGATCTTAGTCTCCATCTGCGGCCAGAAATACAGCATCTCGGCGCGGAGCATGTGCAGGATCTCCCGCTGCCATTCCTCCAGATAACGGCTCTGCGCAGCGATATAACCGATTACATCCTTCACTTCCCCGTCCATCTCACGGAACCCCCCGGGTCGCCCGGAGCGGGCGAAGAACGGATCGACATGCTCCTGGATGGCCATGCCGGCATCAAGGAACTTTTCCACCTCATCAATGCCGTACTCCTGGCCGAACCGGTCCATCCGGTCGGCGAAGATGGCCATCCGGTCGACCATCTTACGGTCGGTTCCGGCGAACATCGCATTATTCTTGAAGAAATCACTATGTCCCAGCACATGAGCCACAATCAGCTTGTTCTGCAGGAGCGTATTGCTGTCCAGCAGGAAGGCGTAGCAGGGATCG
This window encodes:
- a CDS encoding Gfo/Idh/MocA family oxidoreductase is translated as MSKKKYVIVGTGGRAEFFYGALVTVYNETSELVAICDVNQTRMNFANHMLTDKYGYHEVPTYKAEDFDRMIAETQPDYVLVTTIDRTHHKYIIRAMELGCDVISEKPMTIDEEKCQEIFDAIERTGKNLRVTFNYRYAPHNTKIREVIMDGVLGEILSVNFEWLLNTQHGADYFRRWHRDKRNSGGLLVHKSTHHFDLMNFWLASQPDTVFAMGDLRFYGKENAEKRGITEFYQRAYGSKAAENDPFALHLDRNEHLKSMYLDAEHEDGYQRDQSVFGDNISIEDTMNVMVKYKNKTVMNYSLNAYMPWEGFIIVFNGTQGRMEVRITEQSYVNSGGKKENEGALEGVNIMIYPHFKEPYRVEFESSAGGHGGGDPVLLRDIFDKKQEDRFNRAASHKDGAMSIMTGIAANRSIKTGQPVKVDDIWKA
- a CDS encoding SpoVR family protein yields the protein MTPSEPEQLEQSVERLTGLALEHGLDFFPMRYQMCPPEVLYSIGAYGMPTRFSHWSFGKAYHRMKSEYDHGLSKIYELVINSDPCYAFLLDSNTLLQNKLIVAHVLGHSDFFKNNAMFAGTDRKMVDRMAIFADRMDRFGQEYGIDEVEKFLDAGMAIQEHVDPFFARSGRPGGFREMDGEVKDVIGYIAAQSRYLEEWQREILHMLRAEMLYFWPQMETKIMNEGWASYWHLKLVRELELSDSEIIEFSAMNSGVIQPSPGRINPYYLGLMMLRHIEKKEGLEALFEIRETESDVSFIRNYLTRELAEEMDLFVYKKDGQQYKVTDKSLEEIKDNLIRSRTNGGFPYLTVKDDDLHGRGELLLYNRYEGLELDRKYIERTLPMVHQLWGRTVHLRTVVEGKEKTYMYDGKQLA
- a CDS encoding HIT family protein — translated: MEKNQECMYCMEDERRDNLMIEICELGVSTVFLFKEQTYKGRCNVVYRDHVKELFHLTADELSAFMNDVAQVAEAVDKAFGPDKINYGAYGDKLHHLHMHIVPKYDGQADFGSTFQMNPGQAYLADEEYQELIGKIKAHLQ
- a CDS encoding helix-turn-helix transcriptional regulator — its product is MEPIFQIEQLKRSGYFNMDIDHFHDFYEIYYLLSGERHYYIRNRIYALEAGDLVFINKNHLHRTTGGNHQPHERVLVSFSDSYLEPVAPEQNWMNIFGGESFLLRPTAHEQGVIADLLQAMLGEQKEDKLWSGEYTRTLLLQLLIQLERIRKAKPALVSPEQSEGQRRVYGIIEYLDAHYGEKLTLGGVAEHFFISATYLCRTFKQTTGFTVIEYLNYVRIRETKALLTETDWPITRVAEATGFDSIAHFGRMFKGITGRSPLQYRKQHRA